AAAATAGTATCGGGCAGCGCCGCGGTTAAGCTAACAGGCTCGTCGTCGTCTGGTAAATCTTTCAGTTTTGCAGGTACCATCACGTTTCTTGGCGACAATAAGGCTACCCTACTTTTAAATAGCGGCGCCAGTTATGCTATTCAATGGTAAAATGTATTTTTAACCAAATTACGACTAATGAAAAAACAAGGAATTATAAAAGCACTTTGGCTAATAGCCGCTGCAATAACTGTTACAATATTGATGGGCAAACCAGCAACTGCCCAAACCGGCATGCCCGATTTTAAAAACTCCACCCCGGAACAACGGGCCCAGTTTCAGACAGAAATGATGAAGAGCAAGCTAAAACTGGACGCCGCGCAGGAGAGTAAAGTACAGGCCATTAATTTAACCTACGCCCGTAAAATGCAAGCCATTATAAAAAGCGACGATGGCCGCTTTAGTAAAATGAAACAAGCCAGGAATTTGCAGGAAGGAAAAGACCAGGAGTTAAAAGGCGTATTCACCCCGGCACAGTTTAAACAATACAAGGACTTTGAGGAGGAGATGAAAGCGAAACTAATGGAAAAGATTAAAGAAAAACAATAGCTTTTTTAAGGCACTGTACAGCCTCCCTGGGTTACAGTGCCTTTTACATTTATGTCGAGATTATGAAAAAGTTAATAATTGTGCTCCTTTTGCTTTGTGCTATATCCAATGCAAAGGCCCAGCATCATTTTGAAAAGGTTGATCAATGGCTTGCCGATAATACGGAGAAAATGGGTGGCCGTACAGTGCTGGTAGTTTATAAAGATGGCAAAATCATTTACACCGGCAGCAAAGATGAAATGACCATGAAGCAAAGGTTTGCTACAAAAATGGTTGCCCGTAAAATGGGCAAAACGCCCAACCTTGACGCTTTTACCACTACTACCAAAATTCCGGTCGCCAGTTGCAGTAAATGGTTTAGCGCGGCTTTGGTGATGACTTTTGTTGACGAAGGCAAACTAAAACTAACTGATACCGTAGGCAAATACCTGCCTGTACTCTCCAGAACCGGCAAGGGGGGTATTACCATAAGCCAATGCCTATCGCACCTTACAGGCATCCAGGCGCCGCCCATAAAAGAGGCGTTGCAGGATATGAAAGATATTCACAGTATGGATCAATCCATCCAAAACATTGCGGATATGCCCCTCGAGGGTAAGCCCGGTTCATTGTTCAGGTATAGCAATGTGGGCCTGCAAATGGCGGCAGCTGTTATGGAGAAAATCAGCGGTAAAAGTTTTGAAACCCTTTTTGCCGAACGCATTGCCAGCCCCTGTGGTATGGTTGATACCGATTTTGGTAAAGGCCCCGTAGCCTTCCCCGCCGGCGGCGCCTGGAGCACCCCTAATGATTACCTTAACTTTTTGGTGATGATATTAAACAAAGGCACTATTAACGGCAAACGGGTTTTAACCGAAAAAAGTGTTAATGAAATGCAGATTGACCGGATAACC
The genomic region above belongs to Mucilaginibacter sp. KACC 22773 and contains:
- a CDS encoding serine hydrolase domain-containing protein; the protein is MKKLIIVLLLLCAISNAKAQHHFEKVDQWLADNTEKMGGRTVLVVYKDGKIIYTGSKDEMTMKQRFATKMVARKMGKTPNLDAFTTTTKIPVASCSKWFSAALVMTFVDEGKLKLTDTVGKYLPVLSRTGKGGITISQCLSHLTGIQAPPIKEALQDMKDIHSMDQSIQNIADMPLEGKPGSLFRYSNVGLQMAAAVMEKISGKSFETLFAERIASPCGMVDTDFGKGPVAFPAGGAWSTPNDYLNFLVMILNKGTINGKRVLTEKSVNEMQIDRITKDVKIAYAPDEAGNAGYGFGEWVLKASGPQNPTPAVSSPGLFGSFPWVNNDKHYAAFMMCFYIKNDGRHERYYELKHLVDEAL